GTGCTGGCGGTAAGATCATGTCTGATTTCTCACGTATGAATGTGGGTAAACCAATGGCGACATCTTACAGTGAATATAGCCGTAATGCGCAAGGTGAGACGGTACAAACTAACAAGATCATCAGTGTTGCAACAATTCAAACGCAATTAGGTAGTCGTTTCCGTATTACGGGTGCTGGTTCATTAGAAGACGCACAGCAACTTGCTTTACTTCTGCGTGCAGGTTCGCTTACTGCGCCTGTAACAATTGTTGAAGAGCGTACTATTGGTCCAACACTGGGTGCTGAGAATATTAAAAATGGTTTTGCCGCTCTAGCATTAGGCTTAGGTGTAACATTGCTATTTATGGCTGTGTGGTACCGTCGTCTTGGTTGGGTTGCTAACATTGCTCTTCTTACAAATATGATCATGCTATTTGGTCTATTGGCGTTGATCCCTGGTGCGGTATTAACTTTACCGGGTATTGCTGGTTTAGTATTAACCGTTGGTATGGCGGTAGATACCAACGTACTTATCTTTGAACGTATTCGCGATATGATCCGTGATGGTCGAAGCTTGGCTCAAGCAATTGACCGTGGTTTTAGCAGTGCATTTGGTACTATTTTCGATGCTAACTTCACAACGATGATCACAGCTGTTGTGCTTTACTCTATTGGTAATGGTCCAATTCAAGGTTTCGCATTGACGTTAGGTCTTGGTCTATTAACAAGTATGTTTACTGGTATTTTCGCTTCTCGAGCCATTATTAACTTGGTTTGGGGTCGTGATTCGCGTCGAGATGTAAGGGTTTAACGCAATGAAAAATTGGATTATTAAAAACTTAACCAAATTGCGTTATATGACAGGTATTGTCTCTATCGCCTTAATGGTTATCTCTATTACCTTTATCTGTGTAAGAGGTCTTAACTGGGGTTTAGATTTTACTGGCGGTGTTGTTAGTGAAATTCAAATGGACAGCCAAATCACGAACAGTGAAATTGCGCCATTAATGGATGCAGGCTTTAACCAAGATGTTGTTGTTATTGCCGCAGATGAACCGGGCCGTTGGATTTTACGTTATGCAGCGCCAGCTAAAGGCGTTAACTATCCAGAAATTACAAAAGTTCTTGCGCCGCTTCATGCCAATATTCAGGTGTTAAATACCAGTATTGTTGGTCCTCAAGTTGGTGCTGAGCTTGCCGAGCAGGGTGGTTTAGCACTATTGGTAACAATGCTATGTATTTTAGGTTACCTAAGTTACCGCTTTGAGTGGCGTCTTGCTGCAGGTTCATTACTTGCGTTATTACACGACGTTATTCTTGCTGTTGGTTTCTTTGCGATGACGCAAATGGAATTTAACTTAACAGTACTTGCTGCGATCTTAGCGATCCTAGGTTACTCACTGAATGACTCAATTGTTATTGCTGACCGTATTCGTGAATTATTAATTGCGAAGCCTAAGCAAGATATTGAAGCGACGAATAATGAAGCGATTGTTGCAACGTTCTCTCGTACTATGGTGACATCTGGTACCACATTAATGACTGTTGGATCATTATGGTTATTAGGCGGTTCGTCATTACAAGGGTTCTCTATTGCAATGTTTATCGGTATCTTAACAGGTACTTGGTCTTCAATCTCTGTCGGTACATTATTACCAGAGTTTTTAGGCTTAAAACCTGAACATTACCAACCGAAACCAGTAGCTGAAGAGCCTTAATCGGAAATGTAGAGTTGTAAAGCTGTCCTTAAGCGAGTCTTAAGGGCAGCTTTTTTTTACGTCAAATGTGATGTTACATGTGAAAATACCAACAATCGATTAACAATTTATTGAATAGTGAGCCAAACTTGATTTGCTGAAGTATTATTTAACAGGAGACGTTCAATGAAAAATAATATCACTGTAGTATTTTTCGCACTTATGATGTTCGGTTGTACTCATACTGCTAATAACGGAGTTCGTTTCTTACCTGATCAGTATGTCAGTAATGTTCAACACGATAGCATTTATTATTATGGTTACAACCAAGGTTGCAAGTCAGCATTGGCTCAGAGAGGTAACTCGAATGCTGATTTTAAGAAAGACTCGACATTAGATGGTTCAAACTCTCGTTTTAATATGGGATGGGATGATGGGATGCAAGCGTGTGCTACGGGAGAAATGCAAGTTATAGATAATATTAATGCTAAGAATTCACCTATTTAAAGTTGTAAATGCTGAAAATTCTAATTAATGGATAATATGAGACCAATCTCAAATAACTCTATAAATAATTTGGTAAAAGAATATAGATGTAATAATCTTCTTACAATAAGAGCTAAAAATGTTCAGATAAAAAAAACAGATCAAATGATCTGTTTTTTTAGAGTGAATAATAAGAAAGCCTAGCCGTAGTATTTCTTAATCGTTCGTATTTACTTTGTTTATGCTGCTTTTGCATCGATAATAGAGATAACATCTCCATTATCAAAGTTGATAGTGGTTGCAACGTTGATTTCAGGCAAAAGTAAATAGGCACAATTGGTGCCATCGTCTGCAGTAATTTCAACAACAACATTTAGTTGATTTTCTAAAAAATCACTTAAGCTTATTTTATTGCAATCAATATCAGAAATATGCAGTTTTTTATAGCGTCCTTTTGAATCGTGTACCCAAGTAGTGAAATTGTGTAATTCACTTTCCATTTGATATATAAAATCTGCCAGATTTCTCATAGAAACTTCCTTTATGTTGATCAATATAAAATATTGACTCACATCTTCATTATGTACAAAAAACTAAATTATGAAACATAGTCCTGAAATTTTTTATAGATAGTGTGATCTGAAATGATATTTAAGGTAATTATTACTTCTATCAACAATTTTTATCATAAGATTTATAAAATATAACATAAAATAGTTTCACTTATATTTCAAAAAGGCATTATAAATAAATTGCTATTTGGCTCTATATATGTATTTGGTATTTTCAATAAGGGGGTGTTCAGGGTTTTATTATTATGAGGTCTGTTACATGTATTATTTTGTTAATTTAGTATAACGGCAGTATAATGCTTTAAAGGCATTTATTGTCAGGTAGTATCTCATTGTATTTATTTTTATGTCTAATAGTTATTATTCCCTGGATCAAGGTGGGTGACCAATTTAGCGTTTAACTTGATATGATTTGAGAAAACTTGTCTCATTCATGATCGAAATTCGCTATTATGTGTTGGTTTATAATAGTTACTTAATTGGTTAATTATGTCTAAAACAGCAGTAAAAGTTATACAAAAAGTTACATGGATAGGCTCAATCGCCAATATTAGCCTCGCATTTATCAAAATTACTATTGGTAAAATGACGGGAAGTCAGGCACTTATTGCCGATGGTGTACATAGTTTTTCTGATTTAGTAACCGATACTGCAATACTTATTGGCTCTCGTTATTGGACGGCGCCTGCTGATAAAGAACACCCTTATGGGCATGGGCGCTTTGAAACGTTAACTAATATCTTTATTGGTATATTGCTCGCGCTTGTTGGTATTGGTATAGGCTGGGAATCACTGACGTCTATTAGTGAGCAATCACACAGTCAACCAGGTATGTTGGCCTTTGCAGTCGCAGTTATCTCGATTGTTGTCAAAGAAGTCTTGTATCGCTGGACCGCAGTTAAAGCAAAAGAAATTAACAGTCGAGCATTACATGCCAATGCATGGCATCACCGTTCTGATGCACTTAGCTCTCTTCCTGTCGCTATTGCTGTTATTGCTAATTATTTTGTACCTGAACTGCATTATTTAGATCAAATTGCCGCATTAATTGTTACGGCTATGATTTTAAAAGCGGCGGTTGAAATTTTATGGCCTGCGGTACTTGAAATTACTGAAGCGAAAGCTGACGCTGAAATTGAAAGTAAAATTCAAGCGTATGCAGCAGAAGACAAGGATATCAAAGAAGTGCATGCCATTCGTAGTCGTCGTACTGGTAGTACAATTTTGTTAGATTTTCATTTACTTGTCGATCCTGAAATGAGTGTAGACAAAGCGCATACGATTGCAGAAAATTTTAAAACGCACTTACTTGAAGTGTTAGATGAAGTGGTTGATATCATCATTCACATTGAACCATTTAATTGCAAAGAAAGGGTATTGAATCCTTGCTGCGATAACTGTGATAACGATAACTAGTTAATTTTAAAAGATAAATTTAAAACAAATAAAGAGGTGATGTTGTAGAACATTACTTCTTTATTTTTTACCAGATGTATTATTAGCAAGATTTTGGCACTAGTTACAAACCAGAGAGAAGTATAAAGACTATAGTAATCGTAATTTAGCTGAGATTTATTGGTGACGTTATGCCTTTAATATCGATAAAAGCATTACCATTTGATCCACAAATTGAAATAGACAGTGCGTTAAAATCTTTGTCAGAGATAATAGCGCTTCAGTGCCAAATAGATCGTGAACATATAATGATCACTTGGGAGTGGTTGAGTTATGAGCATTATGTCCATCATGGTGCTGTAGTTGATAAGCAACAACAGGGAAGTCATCCTGTTTTGATTGAGTTAATAGCGCCTAATTATTATTCACATGACAATATTAAATTCTTAATGGAATTGATTGCGACGAATATATCTTCAAATTTACCGATTAATAGAAATAATATATTTATCAGTTATACACCTGCTTATAGTGAGGGAATATATGATCAAGGCCATGTGGTAAATTGGGAAGATAATTAATAAGCGGCAAATATCTTAATTGAATGAAAGAATAAAGCCGCTATTAATGACTAGATAATAACCTTTTTAAGCCATGAATTAATGTCGTACAGCTCGTTTTTATATTTATCCTGCTCTACCGTTAATTCTGATATAGCGTTGCTTATAGTGGCTGCATTATATTCAAGACCAAAGAGTGTTTTTTCGACTAGCTCAATAGGTGTTGGATCTAAGCTATCTGTGAACATTTTTACAGAAATAATATGACCTTTTTTAACATCTAAATGAAGCTCTACGCCTCCCCAAGAAAAACGCTCATCAAGAGAATGCATAAACTGCGGCGTATTACCAAAATTCCAGTCCCAACTCGCTTGTTGCTGGTATTTTTGTGTAAATCCAGGTAAGTCAGGCAGGCTTTCTGGCGAGATATATTCAATATCTACATATTCACCGTAGTGGGCAAAAAAAGAGGCTGTAATTGCTTTACATACACTTTCATGGTCTATGTCAGGAAGTAGTTCATTCAAGTTGATAACGCGGGATCTGACGGATGTGATCCCTTTAGCCTCAAGCTTCTTTTTATCTGGATTTAGGTAATTAGCTAAACGTGTCAGATCTGCACTTAAAAGAAGAGTGCCATGATGAAACCCACGATCCATTGTTTCTCTATATGCAGAACCTGAAAACTTACGATCACCATCTCTTGTTGATACAACAAGATCGTTTCTACCTGTTGCTGTTGCGTCTATTCCAAGCTGTTTTAAAGCTGATAATACGATTTCTGTTGAGATGTTTTTATCATATTTGGGTTTTCCAGCCATAAAAGTGAAATTAGTATTACCCAAATCATGAAATACGGCTCCGCCACCACTTTGACGGCGAGCAAGGGTGATCCCATCCTGATCCATTTTCCTTGTGTTACATTCTTTCCAAGGGTTTTGAGCTCGGCCAATTACAACTGTATCCGCATTGCGCCATAAAAAAAGAACCTGCTGATCGGCTGGCATATTTCGAAAAATAGCGTCTTCAACAGCAAGGTTAAACCAAGGTTGTGTTGATTGAGAAATAAAAACACGTGTTGTAACGGACATTTAACAGACCTGATAATGACTAGACAATATAGTAAATTTACAGGCTAACGTTATTGAGGTAAAGCAGAGGAAGATTCTGTTTCTATTATACGGGAAGGTACAGTTTGGCTTAAATCGCTAAATGTAACAAAAGTAATAGTTAAAAAAAAACCAAATCATATATTATAAACTGGAAGAATATATGATTTGGGAATGATGTTTATGTTTCTCTGTAGAGAATTTTAATGCGTTTTATTGCTTGGAATCAGGATAACATTGCAGGTTATCAGAATATATAGCCATTGTTGAAAGGTAAGGTTGATAACATAAGCGTTAATTTTCTAACCTATCCTTGTAAGCGTAGTTAAAGATTACTGGCCTGAAAAGCAAATAATTAAAAAGTTGAAATGAGTGCATGGCATGAAACCATGCCTCTGATCGTGATGTAAATTTATTGCTGGCTAGTTTGTGCAGAGGGAGTTGTACTTTCAACCTGTGTAACAACATCATAAGTGATGAAGTAGCCCACAAGTAGAATAAGAGGGAGAAATTTAAACCACTTTTTCATTTTAATATACCGATAGTAGAGATAGCTTCTCACCATACCATGCAAAAATTTACGATAAAGAGTTATTAATGGAAAGTTAGGTTTCTTATGAAGCTCATATTATGACCGTTATTACTCGGCTAATTTTCTATACAAAAAAGCCGAACATTATGTTCGGCTTTGTGTCTTAATGCTGCTATTTGTTAGAAATAGAGGCGGACAACTGATTCGGCAACACAACCAGGACGTCGACATCCTTCAATTTCTACTGTAATTTCTTGCACAATTTCCAAGCCACGTTTAATTGGCGTGACGGATTGAATTTTAGTACGAGCACGCACATTTACACCTGATTTTACAGGATAAGGAAAGCGCACTTGGTTTAATCCATAATTCACGGTCATTTTTGCTGTAGGAAACTTTTGATTATTAGGATCGACACTATCCGTTAATACCGATAATAATGACAGCGTTAAAAATCCATGAGCAATGGTTGTTTTAAAAGGTGATTCTGTTTGTGCGCGCTCTGGATCAGTATGGATCCACTGGTGATCGTCAGTAACATCGGCAAAACTATTAATGCGTGATTGTTCAACAGTTAGCCATTCCCCAACATGAATTTCTTCACCTAATGTTTCATTTAAGGTATTCATTAGCTTTTCAGCTTCAGGGTGCATCTCAATCTGTTCTGGCTTTTCTACTTCCATTGCATTGCCATTGGCAACAGAAACCAAACTATGATCTTTAACCCATGAAGCTATGTGGCTATTGTTTGCTTTGTTTAAGAACTCAACCCAGTAATCTCGGATTGTTGGAGATAGCCAGTCTTTAAATTCAAACTGGTGATGCGCTAAGACTTCACGCTTACGTTTGATAAAATCGACTACTTTTTCTTTCATAGAGCATAACCTTCGTTGATATAACCCACTGTGTAGGGGGCACGTATTTTAGCGAGATATTACATCCACACAAACTTTTTCGTGCTTCGTGTCGCATAAAACGACTCATCCGATGAGTTGATTTTAGTTAAATCAATGAAATAGCGCAATGTATTAATGTAAATTCTTGTCTTAAGTTACATGATACTCAAAAATTTTATCACTAAATTAATGACTTAGTGGTATGACTATTATGTTAGAAAATATTATATGTCTACTTTTTGTCATAAAAACATCCTTTCACTGTAGTAAAAACTTCATTTTTGTTTGCCAAAGTGTAGCGGTTTTTTACCTATGTTAAGGATTAACTGTGAATAAGCCATTATTAACAACGCTACTGATTTCTACTTTATGCTCACCAATATATAGTGCTCATGCTGAAACCCCGCTTGATATAAATTTAATTGGACGTGCATTGCTTAATGCTGAATCGCCAGAAGGTGCGGCTGAAATTGTTGCTTACCAGAATAACAAAAAACGAATCTTTGCTATTAATGGCTCAGGAACGACATCGACGGTAGAAATTGTTGATATTGCTAATACTCCCTTAACTAATCTCAAATTAACATCTGCGGGTGTGGTAGACGGCAGTAATTTAAAATCGACCTACACGATTAATTTAAATAAATATACAGCAGGAAATGCCAATAGTATTTCGATTGCTGAAAAGTCAGGATTAGCTGCTGTTGCTATGGCTGCTAATAAAACAGGTGAAAAAGGCGTCATTGCTTTTTATGACATTAGTAAAGACATACCTCTATTTATTAAGAATGTCGAAGTGGGTTATCTACCGGATATGGTGACATTTACACCGGATGAAACCAAAGTTGTCGTCGCCAATGAAGGTGAACCATCAGGGGATTACTTAACAGATCCTGAAGGCTCTATTGGTATTATTAGCATCAATAATGGCAAGGTGGCTGATAAAGCAGAATTACTCGATTTCACTTCTTTTAATGACAGACAAATAGAATTAGAAAAACAAGGGATGGTTTTTTCTAATCCTAACGGTCAAACCATTAAGGGCTTGAAAATTACGACAGCAGTCGCCCAAGACATTGAGCCTGAGTATGTCGCTATATCGAAAGACAGTAAAACTGCTTATGTGTCGTTGCAGGAAAATAATGGTATCGCTATTGTTGATTTAGCGACAAATAAACTCACTTTAAAAGGCTTAGGTTTCAAAGATTGGTCTAAGTATAAGATGGATGCATCTGATAAAGATGGCGGCATTAATATGAAGACTTATTCGGGGCTTTATGGCATGTACCAGCCTGACACATTGGCAAGTTACAGTGTAGATGGAAACAACTATGTCGTTATTGCAAATGAAGGTGATGGTCGCGAATACTTCTTTGATGCGAAAGATAAAGAATCATGCAAAGCACAGGGCGGAGTAGATTTTGACAAGAAAAAGGGCTGTGTGTCTTTTGTTAATGATATTCGCGCAAAAAAACTAATGCTTGCTGATAATTTTAATTATTTAAAAAATGATGAATCAGATATAGGTCGCCTGAAAGTTAATCCTCAGTTAGGTGATAAAGATGGCGATGGTAAGTATGAAGAACTATATACCTTTGGCGGACGTTCTTTTTCTATTTTAGATAGTCAAGGCCAGATGATTTTTGATTCGGGCGATGAAATTGGACAACTAACCGCTAAAATTCACGGTAAAGCATTCAATAATGATGAAGATGAAAATGCAGGTGATGCGCGTTCTGACGCTAAAGGTGCTGAACCTGAAGCGTTAACTGTCGGAAAAATAGGCGATAAAACATATGCTTTTGTTGGGTTAGAGCGTATGGGAGGGGTAGTTGTTTATGATATTACAGAGCCACGTAAAGCACATTATGTTGATTATTTTATTAATCGTGGCGTTGTAGAAGGCGAAGCGATCACGGGTGACTTAGCACCTGAAGGAATGACATTTGTGGAAGCAAGAAATAGTCCAACTCAAAAACCGTTAGTAATTATTGGCAATGAAATTTCTGGCAGTATTGCGGTATGGGAAATTTCAACTAAGTAATTGTTCACAAATAAAAACGCCGATATCTTTTTAATCTATGAAGATATCGGCGTTTATGTATTACTTAATAAATAAGATCACGGTTATTATTGCTCTGCTCTTGGTTGGCTTACATTACCTTCACGGAGTGACTTCAAAACCGTATCTTTGGGACCATCGGCTACAATTCGTCCTTGCTCCATAACAATAAGTCGGTCAACAATATCAAGCATACTGGTTTTATGAGTGATTAAAATCAATGTCTCTTCAGGTGTCATATTAGTAAGTTGACGTTTTATATACATTTCAGAGC
This genomic window from Photobacterium angustum contains:
- the secF gene encoding protein translocase subunit SecF, coding for MKNWIIKNLTKLRYMTGIVSIALMVISITFICVRGLNWGLDFTGGVVSEIQMDSQITNSEIAPLMDAGFNQDVVVIAADEPGRWILRYAAPAKGVNYPEITKVLAPLHANIQVLNTSIVGPQVGAELAEQGGLALLVTMLCILGYLSYRFEWRLAAGSLLALLHDVILAVGFFAMTQMEFNLTVLAAILAILGYSLNDSIVIADRIRELLIAKPKQDIEATNNEAIVATFSRTMVTSGTTLMTVGSLWLLGGSSLQGFSIAMFIGILTGTWSSISVGTLLPEFLGLKPEHYQPKPVAEEP
- a CDS encoding choice-of-anchor I family protein, whose amino-acid sequence is MNKPLLTTLLISTLCSPIYSAHAETPLDINLIGRALLNAESPEGAAEIVAYQNNKKRIFAINGSGTTSTVEIVDIANTPLTNLKLTSAGVVDGSNLKSTYTINLNKYTAGNANSISIAEKSGLAAVAMAANKTGEKGVIAFYDISKDIPLFIKNVEVGYLPDMVTFTPDETKVVVANEGEPSGDYLTDPEGSIGIISINNGKVADKAELLDFTSFNDRQIELEKQGMVFSNPNGQTIKGLKITTAVAQDIEPEYVAISKDSKTAYVSLQENNGIAIVDLATNKLTLKGLGFKDWSKYKMDASDKDGGINMKTYSGLYGMYQPDTLASYSVDGNNYVVIANEGDGREYFFDAKDKESCKAQGGVDFDKKKGCVSFVNDIRAKKLMLADNFNYLKNDESDIGRLKVNPQLGDKDGDGKYEELYTFGGRSFSILDSQGQMIFDSGDEIGQLTAKIHGKAFNNDEDENAGDARSDAKGAEPEALTVGKIGDKTYAFVGLERMGGVVVYDITEPRKAHYVDYFINRGVVEGEAITGDLAPEGMTFVEARNSPTQKPLVIIGNEISGSIAVWEISTK
- a CDS encoding MaoC family dehydratase — encoded protein: MKEKVVDFIKRKREVLAHHQFEFKDWLSPTIRDYWVEFLNKANNSHIASWVKDHSLVSVANGNAMEVEKPEQIEMHPEAEKLMNTLNETLGEEIHVGEWLTVEQSRINSFADVTDDHQWIHTDPERAQTESPFKTTIAHGFLTLSLLSVLTDSVDPNNQKFPTAKMTVNYGLNQVRFPYPVKSGVNVRARTKIQSVTPIKRGLEIVQEITVEIEGCRRPGCVAESVVRLYF
- a CDS encoding lipoate--protein ligase produces the protein MSVTTRVFISQSTQPWFNLAVEDAIFRNMPADQQVLFLWRNADTVVIGRAQNPWKECNTRKMDQDGITLARRQSGGGAVFHDLGNTNFTFMAGKPKYDKNISTEIVLSALKQLGIDATATGRNDLVVSTRDGDRKFSGSAYRETMDRGFHHGTLLLSADLTRLANYLNPDKKKLEAKGITSVRSRVINLNELLPDIDHESVCKAITASFFAHYGEYVDIEYISPESLPDLPGFTQKYQQQASWDWNFGNTPQFMHSLDERFSWGGVELHLDVKKGHIISVKMFTDSLDPTPIELVEKTLFGLEYNAATISNAISELTVEQDKYKNELYDINSWLKKVII
- a CDS encoding cation diffusion facilitator family transporter produces the protein MSKTAVKVIQKVTWIGSIANISLAFIKITIGKMTGSQALIADGVHSFSDLVTDTAILIGSRYWTAPADKEHPYGHGRFETLTNIFIGILLALVGIGIGWESLTSISEQSHSQPGMLAFAVAVISIVVKEVLYRWTAVKAKEINSRALHANAWHHRSDALSSLPVAIAVIANYFVPELHYLDQIAALIVTAMILKAAVEILWPAVLEITEAKADAEIESKIQAYAAEDKDIKEVHAIRSRRTGSTILLDFHLLVDPEMSVDKAHTIAENFKTHLLEVLDEVVDIIIHIEPFNCKERVLNPCCDNCDNDN